In Methanoregula sp., a single window of DNA contains:
- a CDS encoding nicotinate phosphoribosyltransferase — MGMFDTVSDETIRNGECTDIYFERTEETLKAEGINPEVVMEVTASALPDSWSVFCGLSDVLALLEGLPVTVDAMAEGAVFYKNEPVLRISGKYRDFCRFETAILGFLCHASGIATAAAHIKIAAHDRPVYSFGSRRQHPAIARMIERAAWIGGVDGVSNTCAPEGIPVVGTMPHAFVMCYDKPEEAWRSFDKHAPADVPRIMLSDTYCDEKSESLRAAECGATAVRLDTPRSRRGNMRSIIEEVRWELDAHGYSSVKIFLSGGVTREEIIAYRDIVDAFGVGGSIANAPVIDFAMDIVEIGGEVKAKRGKRSGKKQVYAMPSGEHMVLPVLQKQPDNTHPLIEQFINNGRIVKRSEMGDARLRLAQSLLPIHNPPLLE, encoded by the coding sequence ATGGGTATGTTCGATACGGTCAGCGATGAGACGATCCGTAACGGAGAATGCACGGACATCTATTTTGAGCGCACAGAAGAGACGCTCAAGGCAGAGGGGATCAACCCGGAAGTGGTAATGGAAGTTACGGCATCCGCACTTCCCGACTCGTGGTCGGTCTTCTGCGGGCTCTCAGATGTGCTCGCGCTGCTCGAAGGATTGCCGGTAACGGTTGATGCAATGGCGGAAGGCGCTGTCTTTTATAAAAATGAGCCGGTGCTGAGAATATCCGGGAAATACCGGGATTTCTGCCGGTTCGAGACAGCGATTCTCGGGTTCCTCTGCCACGCCTCCGGCATTGCAACTGCTGCTGCTCATATCAAGATCGCCGCTCATGACCGTCCGGTTTACTCATTTGGCTCCCGCAGGCAGCATCCGGCAATCGCCCGCATGATCGAACGGGCGGCATGGATCGGCGGGGTGGACGGAGTCTCCAATACCTGTGCACCAGAGGGAATTCCCGTTGTCGGTACCATGCCGCACGCGTTTGTGATGTGCTACGACAAGCCAGAAGAAGCATGGCGCTCGTTTGACAAGCACGCTCCAGCAGACGTCCCGCGGATCATGCTATCCGATACGTACTGTGATGAAAAATCTGAATCCCTGCGGGCAGCTGAATGCGGCGCGACCGCAGTCAGGCTCGATACGCCTCGTTCAAGGCGGGGCAATATGCGATCGATAATCGAAGAAGTCCGCTGGGAACTCGATGCACACGGGTATTCCAGCGTGAAGATCTTCCTGTCGGGGGGTGTTACACGGGAGGAAATTATTGCGTACCGCGATATTGTGGATGCATTCGGTGTCGGGGGATCCATTGCAAATGCGCCGGTGATTGACTTTGCCATGGATATTGTGGAGATTGGAGGAGAAGTAAAAGCAAAACGGGGTAAGAGGAGCGGGAAAAAACAGGTGTATGCAATGCCCTCAGGAGAACATATGGTATTACCCGTCCTCCAGAAACAACCGGATAATACACACCCGTTGATTGAACAATTTATAAATAACGGCAGGATCGTGAAAAGATCGGAAATGGGGGATGCCCGCTTGCGACTGGCGCAATCACTTCTCCCAATACACAATCCCCCATTATTGGAATAA
- a CDS encoding lamin tail domain-containing protein, producing MKKTGLCRAITIFSLFFILISCISISGCLSNPDIPAFGQGFSSHSVENDGKLSAYFLDVGQGDSSLIIFGNTTILIDAGEIDRGDRVVSDLKRLGVTRIDLLVATHPHSDHIGGMQNVLDTFPVGQVLDSGMPHSSVLYERFLETIDKKNIPYRVAVKGDTIDLDPALRIVVLSPPEKRFGDDLNTNSIMQRISYGTINFLFTGDAGGEAETALVKSGYALDAQILKVGHHGSLHSSSPVFITRVHPETAIISLGQDNPYGHPHKQAIDTLTDAGATIYRTDRDGTILVRSDGNTYAVKTGRETGGLLPLLTPSVQVTEKTLPVGSYYPTLPHEVTNISIPHQSIPVPQIGNVTSIVISATQFNAPGDDRQNVNGEWVRLTNRGTDTVLIAGWTLSDNSQATLYTFPAVVLVPGEMITIFSGAGSLNNTALYMGKTEPVWGNSGDIAILKDGQGTIIDQRSEGTQQ from the coding sequence ATGAAAAAGACCGGTTTGTGCCGTGCGATTACCATATTCAGCCTTTTTTTTATCCTTATCTCGTGTATTTCCATCAGTGGCTGCTTGAGCAATCCCGATATTCCGGCTTTTGGTCAGGGTTTTTCTTCCCATTCCGTGGAGAATGATGGCAAACTCTCCGCATATTTCCTTGATGTCGGTCAGGGCGACTCATCGCTCATCATCTTTGGCAATACAACGATCCTGATCGATGCGGGAGAGATTGACAGGGGTGATCGTGTTGTCAGCGATCTCAAAAGGCTGGGTGTGACCCGGATTGATCTGCTCGTAGCCACCCACCCGCACTCCGATCATATTGGTGGCATGCAGAACGTGCTGGACACTTTCCCGGTCGGGCAAGTACTCGATTCAGGTATGCCCCATTCGTCCGTCCTGTATGAGCGATTCTTAGAAACGATCGATAAGAAAAATATCCCCTACAGGGTCGCGGTGAAGGGAGATACGATCGATCTTGACCCGGCCTTGCGGATAGTTGTTCTCTCTCCTCCGGAAAAAAGGTTCGGTGATGACCTGAATACCAACTCCATTATGCAGCGCATATCCTATGGAACAATCAATTTCCTGTTTACCGGGGATGCCGGGGGTGAAGCCGAGACTGCGTTGGTGAAGTCCGGGTACGCGCTTGATGCCCAGATTCTCAAAGTCGGACACCACGGCAGCCTGCATTCAAGTTCACCTGTATTCATTACACGGGTTCACCCGGAAACAGCGATCATCTCGCTGGGGCAGGACAACCCGTACGGCCATCCCCATAAACAGGCCATTGATACGCTTACTGATGCCGGAGCCACGATCTACCGGACCGACCGTGATGGGACGATCCTGGTGAGGAGTGACGGGAACACCTATGCAGTAAAGACCGGGAGGGAAACCGGGGGATTACTTCCCCTGCTTACTCCCTCAGTGCAGGTAACTGAAAAAACGCTCCCTGTTGGATCCTATTACCCGACTCTCCCTCATGAGGTTACCAATATTTCTATCCCCCATCAATCAATTCCTGTACCGCAGATTGGTAATGTAACATCCATAGTGATCAGCGCTACGCAGTTCAATGCTCCCGGGGATGACCGGCAGAACGTGAACGGTGAATGGGTCCGTCTGACCAACCGTGGGACTGATACTGTACTCATAGCCGGCTGGACACTCTCTGACAACAGCCAGGCCACGCTGTATACGTTTCCGGCAGTTGTCCTGGTGCCCGGTGAAATGATCACGATCTTTTCGGGAGCTGGGTCCCTGAACAACACGGCACTCTACATGGGAAAAACAGAACCCGTTTGGGGCAACAGCGGTGATATCGCCATCCTGAAAGACGGGCAGGGAACAATTATTGACCAGCGATCAGAAGGTACACAGCAATGA
- a CDS encoding amidohydrolase family protein, with protein MIMEKMDNIFNKRQSILIANVMVNGKSVDIFVDDGGAIAAVGEGVRGPHKGEADLVIDGDGAIALPGLANTHTHAAMSLLRGYADDMILQDWLSQKIWPLEAHLTGNDVYWGTKLACLEMIKTGTTAFNDMYFMMDEAARAVDESGIRAVLCYGFIDLFNAEKREAECRATEKLAAHIRSMNNPRIKAAAGPHAIYTVSPEGLKWCAEFAKEQKIGIHIHLSETEKEINDCIAQHGKRPAALLDECGILTPKTIAAHCCWLDDAECALLGKRGVSVSHNPASNMKLATNRAMPTRQLTDAGANVCLGTDGCASNNNLDMFEEMKTAALLQKFFWNDPTVLPAPAALAMATTNGARALGFGTGTLTVGAPADIVLVSTRTACNIPLHNATSNLVYSCSGAAVETTICDGRILMLNREIPGEDTILAGAAKAALELVGRSQPA; from the coding sequence ATGATTATGGAAAAAATGGACAATATTTTCAATAAACGGCAATCGATCCTGATTGCGAATGTGATGGTGAATGGAAAGTCTGTAGATATTTTTGTTGATGATGGTGGTGCTATCGCTGCGGTCGGGGAAGGTGTACGGGGACCGCACAAAGGTGAAGCAGATCTGGTGATTGACGGGGATGGTGCGATTGCACTTCCCGGTCTTGCCAACACCCACACTCATGCGGCCATGTCACTGCTCCGCGGGTATGCGGATGATATGATCCTGCAGGACTGGCTCAGCCAGAAGATCTGGCCGCTCGAAGCGCACCTGACCGGCAACGATGTGTACTGGGGAACAAAACTGGCGTGTCTTGAGATGATTAAGACCGGTACTACTGCATTCAACGACATGTATTTCATGATGGATGAGGCAGCGCGGGCGGTAGATGAGTCCGGGATACGTGCGGTCCTCTGTTACGGGTTTATCGATCTCTTCAATGCAGAAAAACGTGAGGCGGAGTGCAGGGCAACCGAGAAGCTTGCAGCTCATATCCGTTCGATGAATAATCCTCGCATCAAGGCCGCAGCCGGACCTCATGCAATCTACACCGTCTCTCCTGAAGGCCTGAAGTGGTGTGCAGAGTTTGCCAAAGAGCAGAAGATCGGTATTCATATCCACTTGTCCGAGACAGAAAAAGAGATCAACGATTGTATCGCCCAGCATGGTAAACGCCCGGCAGCGCTGCTGGATGAATGCGGGATTCTCACTCCCAAAACCATTGCCGCCCACTGCTGCTGGCTTGATGATGCGGAGTGTGCCCTGCTCGGAAAACGGGGTGTCTCGGTATCACACAACCCGGCGAGCAACATGAAACTTGCTACCAACCGGGCAATGCCCACCCGCCAGCTTACTGATGCCGGTGCGAATGTCTGCCTCGGTACCGATGGCTGCGCCAGCAACAACAACCTCGATATGTTCGAGGAGATGAAGACCGCGGCACTCCTCCAGAAATTCTTCTGGAACGATCCAACCGTTCTTCCGGCTCCTGCGGCACTTGCAATGGCAACGACAAACGGTGCACGGGCGCTGGGCTTTGGCACCGGGACGCTCACGGTGGGTGCACCCGCAGATATCGTGCTCGTCTCCACCCGCACAGCTTGTAATATACCCCTGCACAATGCTACATCCAATCTCGTGTACTCGTGCAGCGGGGCTGCGGTTGAGACCACCATCTGCGATGGCCGGATACTGATGCTGAACCGTGAGATCCCGGGTGAAGATACGATCCTTGCCGGAGCAGCAAAGGCAGCCCTTGAGCTCGTTGGTCGATCACAACCCGCATAA
- a CDS encoding DUF3006 domain-containing protein: protein MKATIDRIEDDIAVLISSEDEPSRITLPALLLPRGSKEGDTVTISIERYEQSSTASKDRVSSLIDKLKNK from the coding sequence ATGAAGGCAACCATTGACCGGATTGAAGATGATATTGCCGTGCTTATCAGCAGTGAGGATGAACCTTCCCGCATAACCTTACCGGCATTACTGCTACCCCGTGGATCAAAAGAAGGAGATACCGTTACCATCAGTATTGAGCGCTACGAACAGTCGAGTACCGCATCAAAAGATCGGGTCTCATCGCTGATTGATAAATTGAAAAACAAATAA
- a CDS encoding ion transporter: protein MAENPAQQTQEIVGEPSRYGRIKTRVNTILNTYPNEDPTARVVKYFLAIFILANTIAVVISTIPDLPLSFRIQLFTIISICTSIFAIEYVLRLWSCTQNPTFSGRLIDRLRYATGIYMIIDLISIIPIVFPFAFPNNYSMLHIFRLLSIFKLVRYTRHSDALQLLQRVVFKKREIISILVIFLVFEILFASTIMYLLENAAQPDKFSSIPASMWWAVMTVTTVGYGDIIPITPWGKTIAGMVTIGGVLLLALPSAILAAGFMEERQKELTLQDHTRTEAGVSLLERVGTLKERGLITDEEFEDYKAFIRARLREHKEGENKK, encoded by the coding sequence ATGGCAGAGAATCCAGCGCAGCAAACACAAGAAATCGTCGGGGAACCGTCCCGCTATGGCCGGATAAAAACACGAGTCAATACGATCCTCAACACCTACCCAAACGAGGACCCGACGGCACGGGTGGTGAAGTATTTCCTTGCCATCTTCATCCTGGCCAACACAATCGCCGTGGTCATCTCCACAATACCGGATCTCCCACTCTCTTTCCGCATCCAGCTCTTTACAATCATTTCGATCTGCACCTCCATTTTTGCAATCGAGTATGTCCTTCGGCTCTGGTCATGTACGCAGAACCCCACATTTTCAGGCAGGCTAATAGATCGCCTGCGCTATGCCACCGGGATTTACATGATAATCGATCTCATATCGATCATTCCCATCGTCTTCCCCTTCGCATTCCCCAACAACTATTCCATGCTCCACATCTTCCGGCTCCTCTCGATCTTCAAGCTGGTACGCTACACCCGCCACTCTGATGCGCTGCAACTCCTGCAGCGTGTCGTTTTCAAGAAACGGGAGATCATCTCAATTCTCGTAATTTTCCTGGTCTTTGAGATCCTGTTCGCATCTACGATCATGTACCTTCTCGAGAATGCCGCCCAACCGGACAAGTTTTCCAGCATCCCTGCATCCATGTGGTGGGCAGTGATGACGGTAACAACCGTGGGATATGGAGATATTATTCCCATTACCCCATGGGGAAAAACGATTGCCGGCATGGTAACAATCGGGGGAGTCTTACTCCTTGCTCTCCCCTCTGCAATCCTTGCTGCCGGGTTTATGGAAGAGCGGCAGAAAGAGCTGACGCTCCAGGATCATACAAGGACTGAAGCGGGAGTTTCGCTGCTTGAGCGCGTGGGAACCTTAAAAGAGCGCGGGCTTATCACCGATGAGGAATTCGAGGACTATAAGGCATTTATCCGAGCACGGTTACGTGAACATAAAGAAGGGGAAAATAAAAAATAA
- a CDS encoding MTAP family purine nucleoside phosphorylase: MLGIIGGTSLLFSELPELQKRRVHTPFGNAELLCGDIVMLMRHQQGLPPHRINYRANMAALAIEGVDRIIAFGSTGSLNREIAPGSLVIPTDYVSMTDIPSIHDHAIEHVLPVISEDLSKMLASHIPGARHGGVYVQTKGPRFETVAEILALSRVADLVGMTIASEATLACELGMDFAALCTVDNYANGLADGILTFDEILEISRSYRHRTAELVNTIISHMA; encoded by the coding sequence ATGCTCGGCATTATCGGGGGCACAAGCCTTCTCTTCTCTGAGCTGCCGGAGCTTCAGAAACGCCGGGTGCACACGCCGTTTGGCAACGCGGAACTCCTCTGTGGGGATATTGTGATGCTGATGCGCCACCAGCAGGGGCTCCCGCCACACAGGATCAATTACCGGGCGAACATGGCCGCGCTTGCAATCGAGGGTGTGGACCGGATTATCGCATTTGGATCCACGGGGTCCTTAAACCGCGAGATTGCACCCGGCTCGCTCGTGATCCCGACCGATTACGTGAGCATGACCGATATCCCTTCGATCCACGACCATGCAATCGAGCATGTGCTTCCCGTCATATCTGAAGATCTTTCAAAAATGCTCGCCTCCCACATACCCGGAGCCCGACACGGCGGAGTTTACGTGCAGACAAAAGGCCCCCGGTTTGAGACCGTTGCCGAAATCCTTGCCTTGTCACGGGTCGCCGACCTTGTGGGGATGACAATTGCCTCTGAAGCCACCCTTGCCTGTGAACTGGGCATGGATTTTGCCGCACTCTGCACGGTAGATAACTATGCAAACGGTCTGGCTGACGGGATATTGACTTTTGATGAGATTCTTGAGATCTCGCGGTCATACCGGCACCGCACCGCAGAACTGGTAAACACAATAATCAGTCATATGGCATGA